Proteins encoded in a region of the Saccharothrix ecbatanensis genome:
- a CDS encoding PfkB family carbohydrate kinase translates to MLCVGLTTVDVSQRVAEFPGPGQKVQSLGVHLAPGGPAANAARAVAALGHRAVLLTALDGELGGFARSRLHPVEVRSLGAGPALSMVAVRERDGERTVISRNAAESELTGEVDPALVEAADVVLVDGHLGPLALQAARLARRAGVPVVLDAGSWKPVLDDLLPLVDVAACSAAFELSETEVHARGVPLVIRTHGPRPVTWSRGGVTGARPVPVVEVRDTNGAGDVWHGALAVAVAEGLAVDEAVRWANEVAAVRVRHTAWDWVEELGRWRDSG, encoded by the coding sequence TGCTGTGTGTCGGGCTGACCACCGTGGACGTCAGCCAACGGGTGGCGGAGTTCCCGGGGCCGGGGCAGAAGGTGCAGTCGCTCGGCGTGCACCTGGCGCCCGGCGGCCCGGCCGCGAACGCCGCCCGCGCGGTGGCGGCCCTGGGGCACCGGGCGGTGCTGCTGACCGCGTTGGACGGTGAGCTGGGCGGGTTCGCGCGGTCCCGGCTGCACCCGGTGGAGGTGCGCTCGCTCGGGGCCGGTCCGGCGTTGAGCATGGTCGCGGTGCGGGAGCGGGACGGTGAGCGGACCGTCATCTCGCGCAACGCGGCGGAGTCCGAACTCACCGGGGAGGTGGACCCGGCGCTGGTCGAAGCGGCGGACGTGGTGCTGGTGGACGGCCACCTCGGGCCGCTCGCCCTGCAAGCCGCCCGCCTGGCCCGACGCGCGGGCGTGCCGGTGGTGTTGGACGCGGGCAGCTGGAAGCCTGTGCTGGACGACCTGCTGCCCCTGGTGGACGTCGCCGCGTGCTCGGCCGCCTTCGAGCTGTCCGAGACCGAGGTGCACGCCCGCGGTGTGCCGCTGGTGATCCGGACGCACGGCCCGCGTCCCGTCACCTGGTCGCGCGGTGGTGTCACCGGCGCGCGACCGGTACCTGTTGTCGAGGTGCGCGACACGAACGGCGCGGGCGACGTGTGGCACGGCGCGCTGGCGGTCGCGGTCGCCGAAGGGCTGGCGGTGGACGAAGCCGTCCGCTGGGCGAACGAGGTTGCCGCGGTGCGCGTGCGCCACACCGCGTGGGACTGGGTGGAGGAGCTGGGACGGTGGCGGGACAGCGGGTGA